Proteins from a single region of Methanoregula sp. UBA64:
- a CDS encoding ATP-binding protein yields the protein MSGDSDSLRIMEVLLTAEIFNQNPTLDLNDLTPACREIFCSGDTKTIKRPVYVSDGMVKRTLGIADAHEKIAKNPFVSYEDFGQRLKITTLKPAAEWFLAQGGKPLIGVNPALAFFFESFDSTGVSYAEVRKANPPFEDTKASLDLKITKIIGEDEKIRNALDLVIVTAPEEVEQNMEDLVCSPEQLAVIAKIHHALHHRDFLCKHRIYEVGKLLFVGPPGTGKTSLALAMSHSMHMPVLEVRLSMITSQYLGETSKNIDKIFDLAKKLAPSILFIDEFDFVAKSRVTDDHGAMKRAVNALLKNIDRISLIRNGVLLIGATNHPQLLDEAAWRRFDEVVEFSLPGEEMRREILKSVTSSMTCTCDYQEIAAMTEGFSGADIRLMIKEALLSALMDTREAINRQDLDKGIRMVRNRDAIRNLNWKQE from the coding sequence ATGTCCGGAGATAGCGATAGCCTGCGCATCATGGAAGTCCTGCTGACGGCAGAGATTTTTAACCAGAACCCGACGCTCGACCTCAATGATCTGACCCCGGCCTGCCGCGAGATCTTCTGTTCGGGAGACACCAAGACCATCAAGCGCCCCGTGTACGTGAGCGACGGGATGGTCAAGCGCACCCTCGGGATTGCCGATGCACACGAGAAGATCGCCAAAAACCCGTTCGTCTCGTACGAAGATTTCGGCCAGCGCCTGAAGATCACGACGTTAAAACCGGCCGCCGAATGGTTCCTTGCGCAGGGCGGCAAACCCCTTATCGGGGTCAACCCCGCGCTCGCGTTCTTCTTTGAATCCTTCGACAGTACCGGCGTTTCCTATGCCGAGGTCAGGAAAGCAAACCCGCCGTTTGAGGACACCAAGGCAAGCCTCGATCTCAAGATCACCAAGATCATCGGCGAAGACGAGAAGATACGCAACGCGCTCGACCTTGTGATCGTCACAGCCCCCGAAGAGGTCGAGCAGAATATGGAAGACCTGGTCTGTTCGCCGGAACAGCTCGCGGTCATTGCCAAGATCCACCACGCGCTCCACCACCGGGACTTCCTGTGCAAACACCGGATCTACGAGGTGGGAAAGCTCCTCTTTGTCGGCCCGCCCGGTACCGGCAAGACCTCGCTTGCCCTTGCGATGTCCCATTCCATGCACATGCCGGTGCTTGAAGTCCGGCTCTCGATGATCACCTCCCAGTACCTGGGGGAGACCTCGAAGAACATCGACAAGATCTTCGATCTCGCGAAGAAACTCGCGCCATCGATCCTCTTCATCGACGAGTTCGACTTCGTTGCAAAGAGCCGTGTCACCGACGACCACGGGGCAATGAAGCGGGCGGTCAACGCGCTCTTGAAAAATATCGACCGGATCAGCCTGATCCGGAACGGCGTGCTCCTGATCGGCGCCACCAACCACCCTCAGCTCCTCGACGAGGCTGCATGGCGGCGGTTCGACGAGGTCGTGGAATTCTCCCTGCCCGGGGAAGAGATGCGCCGGGAGATCCTCAAAAGCGTAACCTCGTCCATGACCTGCACCTGTGATTACCAGGAGATTGCAGCCATGACCGAAGGGTTCTCGGGGGCGGACATACGCCTCATGATCAAGGAGGCGCTCCTGTCGGCACTCATGGACACGCGCGAGGCCATCAACCGCCAGGACCTCGATAAAGGTATCCGCATGGTCAGGAACCGCGATGCAATCCGGAACCTGAACTGGAAGCAGGAATGA
- the map gene encoding type II methionyl aminopeptidase: MNDEILDNYKAAGKLAVKILHEGVQGVRAGKSYLELIDSVEDRIRAEGADLAFPLNVSLNEDAAHDTASPGDERVFAKGDVVKFDLGVQIEGYVADTATTVDLGNNSLLLDASRAALDAAIACVRPGVTTGEIGAAIEHEIVTRGYRPIANLTGHGLDQYVAHMDPSIPNIAISGGTVLEEGMAIAIEPFATTGSGRVGEKTRVEIYSQISEKPVRTPSARGVMEKIRERQGLPFSRRWLNDKKAGLALIGLCRSQILHGYPVLSDIPGSLVSQHEHTMIVTEDSCIVTTR; this comes from the coding sequence ATGAACGATGAGATACTGGATAATTACAAAGCGGCAGGAAAACTGGCAGTAAAGATCCTGCACGAGGGAGTACAGGGTGTCAGGGCGGGTAAATCGTACCTTGAACTCATAGATTCCGTGGAAGACCGTATCCGGGCCGAGGGCGCCGATCTCGCGTTCCCCCTCAATGTCTCCTTAAACGAGGACGCGGCCCACGATACCGCATCTCCCGGGGACGAGCGGGTCTTTGCGAAGGGAGACGTGGTGAAGTTCGACCTCGGCGTGCAGATCGAGGGATACGTTGCGGACACTGCGACAACGGTTGACCTGGGGAACAACTCCCTCCTCCTCGACGCATCCCGCGCTGCCCTCGATGCAGCGATAGCCTGTGTCCGGCCCGGTGTCACGACCGGGGAGATCGGCGCGGCGATCGAACACGAGATCGTGACAAGGGGCTACCGGCCCATTGCCAACCTGACCGGCCACGGCCTCGACCAGTACGTTGCGCACATGGACCCCTCGATCCCCAACATTGCCATCTCCGGCGGTACGGTGCTCGAAGAGGGCATGGCCATTGCAATCGAGCCCTTTGCCACCACCGGCAGCGGGAGGGTCGGGGAGAAGACCCGGGTCGAGATCTATTCGCAGATCTCTGAAAAGCCGGTCCGCACCCCGTCCGCCCGCGGGGTCATGGAGAAGATTCGGGAGCGCCAGGGACTCCCGTTCTCGCGCCGCTGGCTAAACGATAAAAAAGCCGGCCTGGCGCTCATCGGCCTGTGCCGGTCCCAGATCCTGCACGGCTACCCGGTCCTTTCAGATATCCCGGGATCGCTTGTCTCCCAGCACGAGCACACCATGATCGTGACAGAAGACAGCTGTATTGTGACTACCCGATAA
- a CDS encoding malate dehydrogenase: MSKVTIIGATGNVGMFAAYAVSVDPHIHEIQLYGREGREAFLKGIAQDFADSFAARGTNIRVTWTTNLKDIAGSDIVVVTAGTPRGPGQDRLDLAYGNARIIAPIARTIGTVAPSSKILMVTNPVDVMTCVALKYSGMKPTQVFGLGTHLDSMRLKSLIASYFKVHVSEVHTRIIGEHGDSMVPLWSATTIGGIKISNLPAFAHLPVQDFIQSVKTSGEQIIKNKGSTVYGPGEAIASLVKTVLGDENRILTVSSYVKSEVHGIGGVCIGVPARINKNGAFPVTIRLDESEVIAYRESVEKIRASIEQVMAKLESENEPSAPKKVKKNPSGKSGQ; the protein is encoded by the coding sequence ATGTCAAAAGTCACCATTATCGGTGCCACCGGCAACGTGGGAATGTTTGCCGCATATGCTGTTTCTGTCGACCCCCATATCCATGAGATCCAGCTTTACGGCCGTGAAGGACGTGAAGCGTTCTTAAAAGGGATTGCCCAGGATTTCGCCGATTCCTTTGCTGCACGGGGAACCAATATCCGTGTCACCTGGACGACAAATCTCAAGGATATCGCCGGTTCAGACATTGTTGTGGTTACTGCGGGTACCCCCCGGGGCCCGGGTCAGGACCGTCTTGACCTGGCATACGGGAATGCGCGGATTATCGCGCCCATCGCCCGTACGATCGGCACCGTTGCACCGTCTTCAAAAATCCTCATGGTGACGAATCCCGTCGATGTGATGACCTGCGTTGCGCTCAAGTATTCAGGCATGAAGCCCACCCAGGTGTTTGGCCTGGGCACGCATCTTGACTCGATGCGCCTCAAATCGCTCATTGCGTCCTATTTTAAGGTCCATGTCAGCGAAGTGCATACCCGTATTATCGGGGAGCACGGCGACAGCATGGTGCCCCTCTGGTCGGCAACGACTATCGGGGGAATCAAGATCTCCAACCTCCCGGCGTTTGCCCATCTCCCGGTGCAGGACTTTATCCAGTCCGTCAAGACCAGCGGGGAGCAGATCATAAAGAACAAGGGCTCGACTGTGTACGGTCCCGGCGAAGCTATTGCGTCGCTCGTGAAGACCGTGCTTGGCGATGAGAACCGGATCCTGACGGTATCTTCCTATGTCAAGAGCGAGGTCCACGGGATCGGCGGGGTCTGTATCGGTGTTCCCGCCCGGATCAACAAGAACGGTGCATTCCCGGTTACGATCCGGCTGGATGAATCCGAGGTCATTGCATACCGTGAATCCGTGGAGAAGATCCGCGCCTCAATCGAGCAGGTTATGGCAAAGCTCGAAAGCGAGAACGAGCCGTCTGCACCGAAAAAAGTAAAGAAAAACCCTTCCGGAAAGTCCGGGCAGTAA
- a CDS encoding M24 family metallopeptidase, with the protein MAMDPLDAAMKASGADAFVHYAGGEDADMRYLTRFVMHDAFVFYKKRRLPGTIIVPQMEAERAGRESCAAVVTRTQAGLPDIVKKEKDPWKAAARMIAGQTGKTLLVSPTLPAALLRALEEECRVVVDSGTTEKMRAKKTPEEIRLIRAVQKRTEKAMALGIGLIGSATTKKGVLYHDGAPLTSEIVRNAMHKQLMDEGCRAVETIISCGNDTAFPHIIGSGPLRPHEPIVIDMFPKDEATGYYADMTRTVSKGKPSGRIAEMYEAVKEAQKIGIGKIRAGVPGAEAHNAVVDYFADRGFESDTRGFIHNLGHGVGLQVHEMPTVGPSGGPLEEGSVVTVEPGLYYPGTGGIRLEDMGAVRAKKFEDFTKFEETLVL; encoded by the coding sequence ATGGCAATGGATCCACTGGACGCTGCAATGAAGGCGAGCGGGGCGGATGCGTTCGTCCACTACGCTGGCGGAGAGGACGCCGATATGCGCTACCTCACCCGGTTCGTGATGCATGATGCTTTTGTCTTCTATAAGAAGCGCAGGCTTCCGGGAACCATCATTGTCCCCCAGATGGAGGCCGAACGCGCCGGGCGGGAATCCTGCGCTGCCGTGGTCACCCGGACGCAGGCCGGCCTTCCGGATATCGTCAAAAAAGAGAAGGATCCCTGGAAAGCGGCCGCGCGGATGATTGCGGGCCAGACGGGAAAGACCCTCCTTGTCTCGCCCACGCTCCCGGCAGCACTCCTGCGGGCGCTCGAAGAGGAATGCCGTGTCGTGGTCGACAGCGGCACAACAGAGAAGATGCGGGCGAAGAAGACACCGGAGGAGATCCGGCTCATCCGCGCCGTGCAGAAGCGGACTGAAAAAGCAATGGCGCTCGGGATCGGGCTTATCGGCAGTGCAACGACAAAGAAGGGCGTGCTATACCACGACGGCGCGCCGCTCACCTCCGAGATCGTGCGCAACGCTATGCACAAGCAACTCATGGACGAGGGGTGCCGCGCGGTGGAGACGATCATCTCGTGCGGAAATGATACCGCGTTTCCCCATATCATCGGGAGTGGACCGCTGCGCCCCCACGAGCCGATTGTAATAGACATGTTCCCGAAAGACGAGGCAACGGGATACTATGCGGACATGACCCGGACGGTCTCGAAAGGGAAGCCTTCGGGCCGTATCGCCGAGATGTACGAAGCGGTAAAAGAGGCGCAGAAGATAGGGATTGGGAAGATCCGCGCCGGCGTGCCGGGCGCAGAGGCCCACAATGCGGTGGTGGATTACTTTGCGGATCGCGGCTTTGAGAGCGATACCCGGGGATTTATCCACAATCTCGGCCACGGGGTCGGGCTCCAGGTCCACGAGATGCCCACGGTCGGACCTTCCGGCGGGCCTCTCGAAGAGGGGTCCGTGGTAACGGTCGAGCCGGGCCTGTATTATCCCGGCACCGGGGGGATCCGGCTCGAAGATATGGGCGCGGTGCGGGCAAAGAAGTTCGAGGATTTCACAAAGTTTGAGGAGACGCTTGTGCTATGA